A window of the Parvularcula bermudensis HTCC2503 genome harbors these coding sequences:
- a CDS encoding FliM/FliN family flagellar motor C-terminal domain-containing protein → MPSPGLTRHLSAPLRMPQFLAPAQQLAEEALVDLCQLVGEFLDTKVKPESCELSRVAPSYPDEGVCLDGMSFGKPMIRLVVPRDCASAICGAIFQGSVSEPAIERSIMRSLADKMSPVFGVMGSGGSFVWQEADPEIFTNRPVLRAAMKMITLDGTELSWHLDMTREFTDGAFRPSASLCLSHLSQFAFTAEALVAKPRLSITSILALKAGDKLQLPGAKLEAVTVAVPTAKSALSLAKGELGTIEQRRSLRLTEILDPGEGADIGTPSMGNGGFALADAHDAPAVESEAEESGETDEDDFSIPMNIAL, encoded by the coding sequence ATGCCGTCTCCGGGTCTTACGCGCCATCTTTCCGCCCCTTTGCGCATGCCCCAATTCCTGGCCCCGGCGCAGCAATTGGCTGAGGAGGCGCTTGTCGATCTCTGTCAATTGGTGGGAGAATTCCTCGACACCAAGGTCAAGCCGGAGAGCTGCGAGCTGAGCCGCGTGGCCCCCAGCTATCCTGATGAGGGTGTGTGCCTCGATGGTATGAGTTTCGGCAAGCCGATGATCCGGCTCGTCGTGCCGCGCGACTGCGCCAGCGCGATTTGCGGCGCGATTTTTCAAGGGTCGGTCTCGGAACCGGCCATTGAGCGGTCGATCATGCGATCGCTGGCCGACAAAATGTCGCCGGTCTTCGGGGTCATGGGGAGCGGCGGAAGCTTTGTGTGGCAGGAAGCCGATCCCGAGATTTTCACAAATCGCCCCGTTCTGCGGGCGGCAATGAAAATGATCACCCTCGATGGCACCGAATTGAGCTGGCATCTCGACATGACGCGGGAATTTACCGACGGCGCCTTTCGCCCAAGTGCGTCGCTCTGCCTCTCTCACCTCTCTCAGTTCGCCTTTACGGCGGAGGCTCTGGTCGCCAAGCCGCGTCTGTCCATTACCTCCATCCTTGCGCTCAAAGCCGGGGACAAGCTGCAATTGCCGGGGGCCAAACTTGAGGCGGTGACCGTGGCCGTCCCGACGGCCAAATCCGCCCTCTCCCTTGCCAAAGGCGAACTCGGCACCATCGAGCAACGCCGCTCCCTGCGATTGACCGAGATCCTGGATCCAGGCGAGGGCGCGGATATCGGAACGCCAAGCATGGGCAATGGCGGCTTCGCCCTCGCGGACGCTCACGACGCCCCGGCTGTCGAAAGCGAGGCGGAGGAGAGCGGTGAGACGGACGAGGACGATTTCTCGATTCCGATGAACATCGCGCTTTGA
- a CDS encoding flagellar motor protein MotB, protein MSDNNPTIIKRKRITVVNGHHGGQWKVAYADFVTAMMAFFLLMWLLNATTEEQRKGIADYFAPTLPVSPVSGGGKDALNGDSVLTEDTLSRSALYPADSTPKSREAKAIESSVKEMAKASGLDDADERVRVTVTDEGIVVQLIDAEGKSLFPVGSSTPSPELRVLVKAAASAVAAGGKKIRIVGHTDSRQYQGYAYSNFELSADRANAARRLLIEAGVDDSRLTEITGRADREPITDNPADPANRRIAIVLLDR, encoded by the coding sequence ATGTCCGATAACAATCCGACAATTATCAAGCGCAAGCGCATCACGGTGGTGAACGGTCACCATGGGGGCCAGTGGAAGGTCGCCTATGCCGATTTCGTGACGGCTATGATGGCGTTCTTTCTCCTGATGTGGCTCCTTAACGCCACCACAGAAGAACAACGAAAGGGAATTGCGGACTATTTTGCCCCAACGCTGCCGGTCTCGCCCGTGTCGGGGGGCGGGAAGGATGCCCTCAACGGGGACAGTGTCCTGACCGAGGATACATTGTCCAGAAGCGCTCTTTATCCGGCGGATTCAACGCCGAAGAGCCGGGAAGCCAAGGCGATTGAAAGTTCAGTGAAGGAAATGGCGAAGGCCAGCGGCCTCGACGATGCCGATGAGCGCGTGCGGGTGACGGTCACGGACGAAGGAATCGTGGTGCAGTTGATCGATGCGGAGGGGAAATCGCTCTTTCCCGTCGGGTCTTCCACCCCTTCGCCGGAATTGCGGGTTTTGGTGAAAGCCGCCGCCAGCGCCGTGGCGGCCGGCGGTAAAAAAATCAGGATCGTAGGGCACACGGACTCTCGGCAATATCAGGGATATGCCTATTCCAACTTTGAACTATCGGCGGATCGAGCCAATGCGGCGCGCCGCCTGCTGATCGAGGCGGGGGTCGACGATAGCCGCTTGACGGAAATTACCGGACGCGCCGACCGGGAGCCCATCACGGACAATCCGGCAGATCCGGCTAACCGGCGGATTGCCATCGTGTTGTTGGATCGCTGA
- a CDS encoding flagellar hook protein FlgE: MSISSSLNAGVAGLATNAVKLAAIADNISNSETIGYKRAVAEFQSLVIDSGPNAYSAGGVRATPYIDVDDQGSLIGTGNATDLAIAGRGLLPVTNQDGAQAVTAERQLLLTATGSFTPDEDGYLRTTSGLFLLGFPADSNGDIGTVSRQSTESLEPVRVNVSNFTATPTENVGLGINLPAAATEAGATTGAYEITTEYFDNFGRAQVLRVEFTPQPPVSGAPTNNWTAEIFDNASGSEVSIGTFDVTFRDDPVNGGAIESINASSATDPTTSITTTGVYDSTTGTLPVTVESGTQVNIFIGRPNDNAGLTQLAADFSPYSLTKDGAEIGNLLDFEVDGQGNLDAVFDTGFRRTLYKIPVADVPNLNGLEAANASAYKVSQSSGDLYLWDAGDGPTGEMAGFSLMESTVDVANELTQLIQTQRAYSSNAKIIQTVDEILQETNSLVR, from the coding sequence ATGTCGATTAGCTCATCTCTCAATGCGGGTGTTGCAGGCCTGGCCACCAATGCGGTCAAGCTCGCGGCAATTGCCGACAATATTTCGAACTCCGAGACCATCGGGTACAAGCGAGCGGTCGCGGAATTTCAATCGCTGGTCATCGACAGCGGACCAAATGCCTATTCCGCGGGCGGCGTACGGGCGACCCCTTACATCGATGTGGACGATCAGGGATCGCTGATCGGCACGGGCAATGCGACCGATTTGGCGATTGCCGGGCGGGGCCTGTTGCCGGTGACCAACCAGGATGGCGCGCAGGCGGTGACCGCGGAGAGGCAATTGCTGCTCACCGCGACCGGCTCTTTCACGCCTGACGAAGATGGATATTTGCGGACGACCAGCGGTCTCTTCCTGCTTGGCTTCCCTGCCGACTCCAACGGAGATATCGGGACGGTGTCGCGGCAGTCGACCGAATCGCTGGAACCGGTTCGTGTGAACGTCTCGAATTTCACGGCGACACCGACGGAAAATGTCGGGCTCGGCATTAACCTGCCCGCCGCCGCGACCGAGGCCGGGGCCACCACCGGCGCCTATGAGATCACCACCGAGTATTTCGACAATTTCGGGCGGGCGCAGGTCTTGCGTGTAGAATTTACGCCGCAGCCGCCGGTTTCGGGGGCGCCGACCAATAACTGGACCGCGGAGATCTTCGATAATGCTTCCGGCAGCGAAGTCAGTATCGGGACGTTCGATGTGACCTTCCGCGACGATCCGGTGAACGGTGGGGCGATTGAATCGATCAATGCAAGTTCCGCCACCGATCCCACCACGTCCATCACCACCACCGGCGTCTATGACAGCACCACCGGGACCCTGCCGGTGACGGTCGAAAGCGGGACACAGGTGAATATCTTTATCGGACGTCCGAACGATAATGCCGGCCTGACCCAATTGGCGGCAGATTTCTCGCCTTATTCTCTGACCAAGGACGGGGCAGAGATCGGTAACCTGCTTGATTTTGAGGTCGATGGCCAAGGCAATCTCGATGCGGTGTTCGACACCGGTTTCCGTCGGACCCTCTACAAGATCCCCGTGGCCGACGTGCCCAATCTCAATGGCCTGGAGGCGGCGAATGCTTCCGCCTATAAGGTGTCGCAGTCATCGGGCGATCTTTATCTGTGGGATGCCGGGGATGGTCCGACCGGCGAGATGGCGGGTTTCTCCTTGATGGAATCCACCGTCGACGTCGCCAATGAGCTGACCCAGCTTATCCAGACCCAGCGTGCGTACTCATCGAACGCTAAGATCATTCAGACCGTCGATGAGATTCTCCAAGAAACCAACAGCCTCGTGAGGTAG